In a genomic window of Clavelina lepadiformis chromosome 7, kaClaLepa1.1, whole genome shotgun sequence:
- the LOC143465905 gene encoding protein LSM12 homolog A-like: MQEKNMAGSGPSNNDYFYPGSTVKCTTCYGDDIQGEVTAFDHDTKILILKQPSSCGKAELNNVTMLNLDLIQSVSVIKECTDTPLPTLASLNSLKLLDRYKEEIELKMALAKARSVGVSNDGIKLYNFLRKTMPDCRWTEQTILVMDEVVVKPPYQPDNCAVKDTKQSHSSPSQCLNHVKNIVERFHKEERLKSHPHGT; encoded by the exons ATGCAAGAGAAGAACATGGCGGGTTCAGGACCGTCTAATAATGATTATTTCTACCCTGGAAGTACTGTTAAGTGCACAACATGTTATGGAGATGATATACAAGGAGAAGTTACAGCATTTGATCATGACACAAAGATTCTAATTTTGA AGCAACCATCTTCCTGTGGAAAAGCAGAATTGAACAATGTAACAATGCTGAACTTAGATTTAATCCAAAGTGTATCTGTTATCAAGGAATGCACTGATACTCCTTTGCCCACTTTGGCTTcattaaattcattaaag CTGTTGGATCgatataaagaagaaattgaattaaaaatggCACTGGCAAAAGCTCGCAGCGTTGGTGTTAGCAACGATGGAATAAAGTTGTATAATTTTCTTCGTAAAAC AATGCCAGATTGTCGATGGACAGAACAAACTATTTTAGTGATGGATGAAGTTGTTGTCAAGCCACCTTATCAACCGGACAACTGCGCTGTTAAAGATACAAAACAGTCTCACTCTTCGCCAAGCCAATGTTTGAATCACGTTAAAAATATA GTTGAAAGGTTTCATAAAGAAGAACGACTGAAAAGTCATCCTCATGGAacataa
- the LOC143465337 gene encoding D-aminoacyl-tRNA deacylase 2-like has translation MDARSITGRIVLQQCIGAKLQVKPLCENSPAEYVEIGRGVVAYVCFMKGANSDTVGKMISMITSIKLSRNGNGLLVSVLDLPGSIMVVPQGCLGGKLKGKRMQYHGNIDKLEGLKLYESLTLGCCNALPADEGVTCKYGTYGNLQVLKVDTDGPYMHTIDIT, from the coding sequence ATGGATGCTAGATCGATTACTGGAAGAATAGTGCTACAGCAGTGCATTGGGGCTAAACTGCAAGTTAAACCACTGTGTGaaaactcacctgccgaatatGTTGAAATTGGTCGTGGAGTTGTTGCATATGTTTGCTTTATGAAAGGCGCGAATAGTGATACTGTTGGTAAAATGATCAGTATGATAACCTCCATCAAGCTTAGTCGAAATGGTAACGGTTTGCTAGTTTCTGTGTTGGATCTTCCAGGGTCAATAATGGTCGTTCCTCAAGGATGCCTTGGTGGTAAATTAAAGGGCAAAAGAATGCAATATCATGGCAACATTGATAAGTTAGAgggtttaaaactttatgaaTCATTGACACTTGGATGTTGTAATGCATTACCAGCTGATGAAGGAGTAACTTGCAAGTACGGCACATACggaaatttacaagttttaaaGGTTGATACTGATGGACCTTACATGCATACTATAGATATTacataa
- the LOC143465336 gene encoding uncharacterized protein LOC143465336, with protein MGSIGMDRGFLVSRDGIFKILQFIFSLLMLIMISATGYTYLKELGTFVYITFAGSFYCITLFMSFLIYFFKLYNLGLCGRIPWKILELGYSALCALLAVIAIGVAAQKANDLKLTNDPLVADIYRLSAAASVFAAVVFVLHIVYAILIFRGPDPRSVRNMHETGSA; from the exons ATGGGGTCGATAGGAATGGACCGTGGTTTTTTAGTTTCCAGAGATGGGATATTCAAAATACTGCAATTT ATATTCAGTCTGTTGATGTTGATCATGATTTCAGCAACTGGTTACACCTATCTTAAAGAATTAGGCACTTTTGTCTATATCACTTTTGCCGGaagtttttattgcattaCTCTTTTTATGAGTTTTTTGATATACTTTTTCAAGTTATACAACTTAGGCCTATGTGGAAGGATACCGTGGAAAATCCTA GAACTTGGATATTCTGCTTTGTGTGCCTTATTGGCTGTAATAGCTATTGGTGTTGCTGCACAGAAGGCTAATGACTTAAAACTGACAAATGACCCACTAGTAGCAGATATTTATCGACTTTCTGCTGCAGCTTCA GTTTTTGCAGCTGTGGTGTTTGTATTGCATATTGTTTATGCCATTCTTATCTTCAGAGGGCCTGACCCAAGAAGTGTTCGCAATATGCATGAAACTGGTTCTGCATGA